The DNA window CTTGTAGCCACCTCTCCATCAATATGCTTTATTTAGTGCTAATCTCAAAGGTTAAAACATGATTAGAGGGCTATCTATTAAAATCGAGTAAGATCTCACTAGAGTATACTATTGTAGCAAATTGATATATTAACTAATTTCATTGTTAATTTTGCTAACAATTTTGTATTAGGAGTCATTGATCTAAATCGATAATTATAAGTGATTCGATGCATACACCTAGACCAGACCCATTGTTGCTTTAACTAGATTGGGTAGGTTAATCATGCTATTGGACAGGACCAAGTGTATGAGGAGAATGATGCATGACATCCACAACATGGAAAAgagatgatatatataatggGTTAAAAAATTCATAAGAGGTTGTCTTCGACAAAACCATGACGACGGGGGATCGAGAATTTATCAACTCTAAGCTAGAGCTTAATTCAAGTGATGATTGAGACGAAACACGATCACAACCCATCAACCAATGTCAAGTCTCGACGCATCTAGGATTTGGGTAACGTTAAAAAGTTTAGGATGCCAATTATAATAATGATTCATATTCCTTTTCGTCTAGAATGAGTTTTGCTGTTGTTTGAAATATAGTCATTAACGGAATttcatttttaacaatattttttttactattgtaACAAATAAAATCTAGATCCCAAAGCTAAATTGGCAAAAAAATCCATTAAAACCATAAATAATCACAatttttctatataaattataaaaaaaaaaatacataaattgaCTGATTCTTCCAAAGTGGTTGGTTGAGTAGACAAAATGGGTACTTTTTTTCCATACTTTTAACCATTCAACTTCATCCCCATCTTCTTTTTGCAAAAGCAATGAAAAGATGCTCCCCTGGTCCATACCCccacaaacaaaaatatcaaaccaaatcatGTGAGAGAACCTTTCTTCCCTATAATAGTGAAACCCTAACGTACGAaccaacataataataataaaacaacacaaaaaagataatataaagaGTCGTTAAAGGTCTTTGCTAATTAGGGTATATtattgagaaacaaattataatCCTCCATAGACCAAAATCCCCCCTACAATTCTCACACAATTAATCATGGTTAATCAATCAAAGAGGTGAGAAATATCCGATATTGCAAACAATTCATGAGTCCCttcatttgatttgttatttatatttaaaactttaatatcAAAAGCAAACATATATGTAAATCCAAGTTTGTTTCACTTTcatggttgaaaatgaaatgagACAAGTATAAGTGTCATTGTCATGTAAAAAACATtccaatattttttcattacaaATACAAATCAAATTGACTAGTAACAAAtctaaaagataattttttttttttttttttttttaatttctcatcgTTAAATGGTCCATTTAATAGCTAGTTTAAGAAACACATGCATTGTCTGATGGGTTAAAAGTTAAAACAAGACTGACAAAACAAatagtaattaataataatgaataatccTTCATTGATTCCCGGCTGTTCATTTCCCGTGACAGTGAAGTAGTTTTCTCACTATCAAATATACTTTAAAGCTTTCTTCTTCAACAccattttctctctctgaaGAGTAAAGAGAGTGAAGAAGAGTGAGAACTAGGAAAGAAAGAAAGCACCTGACCCGTGAAACCAGGGGCTAAAACCttgtattcttcttcttcttcctctgcaCAATGTTTGATCAGATAAAGCTTCATACTTCAAATTCAATTCATCTGTCTTTCCTTTCTCTTCAATCCTCTCTGTAGTTCCAAAATTAGTCATCTTTCTTCTTCATATTCACTGAAATCAAGGGCACCCATTTATTTCTTCTCTACTATATCATGTGTCTGTCTAGCTATCTAGTGTTCCAATAGTTTGCAGGAGGAATCCTTGGAAATGGCTCTTCAGAGAAGCTAAAATAAACTGGGTTTCCTCTAGAAACCTTGTTTTCTTATTTCTGGTTTCTGGGTTTCCAaagagttgaagaagaaaccttCACAAATGGCATTTTGGTGCATTTTATCCCTCTTCTTGCTATTGGGATGTCTGTTTAAGTCGTCTCAACCTGTGTTTGCTCAGGTTCTCGATGAAGAAGCTGCATTGGTAGTTGCAATCGGAAGAGACCTTAGATTGTCTGATTGGGGTTTCAACGGTTCCGATTACTGCTCCTGGCATGGTATCCGATGTAGCTCCGGTAATCGGACGGTGGAAATGCTCGATCTTTCTCACCGGGCGCTTCAAGGTAATCTAACTCTGATCTCTGAACTTAAGTTCTTGAAATGGCTTGACCTTTCATACAACAACTTCCATGGAAGTATTCCTCCAGCTTTTGGGAACTTATCTCATCTTGAGTTTCTTGATTTGTCTTCAAATATGCTTGGAGGTGTAATTCCTTCAGAATTGGGTAAACTCAGAAACCTTTTATCATTAAACGTGTCTGGTAATTCAATCTCtggagaaataccaaatgaacTTGAAGCTCTTGAGAATCTTCAAGATTTTCAAATCTTCACCAATAGGTTAAACGGTTCTATCCCGAATTGGATAGGAAACTTAACCAATCTGAAGGTGTTTACCGCCTATGAGAATGATTTCGTCGACGAAATACCCGACAACCTTGGGTTGAACTCCGAGCTACGAATCTTGAATCTTCACTCCAACTTTCTGGAAGGAAGAATACCCGAAAGCATTTTCGCATCAGGAAAGCTGCAGGTTCTTGTTCTAACCCAGAACCGATTAGTCGGGGATATTCCTGAATCGATCGGGGATTGCAAGGGACTTTCGAGCATTCGAATTGGTAACAACGAGCTCACAGGAAGGATTCCTCTCACAATTGGAAATATTAGTAGTCTTACATACTTTGAAGCTGACAGCAATAATCTCACTGGAGAAATTGTTTCAGAATTTGCTAAATGCACAAATCTTACTCTATTGAATTTGGCTTCTAATGGGTTTACTGGAATCATTCCTACTCAGTTAGGAGATTTAATGAATTTACAAGAACTGATCTTTTCTGGTAACTTCTTGTTTGGAGAGATTCCCACTTCGATTCTCAGGATCAAGAATCTGAACAAGCTTGATTTAAGTAGTAATAGATTCAACGGTACAATACCAGCCGATTTCTGCAACACTTCTAGATTGCAATATCTTCTTCTCGGCCAGAATTCAATTCGTGGCGAGATACCAAAAGAGATATCTAGCTGCGGTAGGCTGCTCGAATTGCATTTGGGTGGGAATTATCTGACTGGTTTTATACCCGCGGAGATTGGTCGCATTAAGAACTTGCAGATATCGCTTAATCTCAGCCATAATCATCTCGTTGGTGCGATCCCTTCTGATTTTGGGAAACTCGACAAGCTTGTTTCTTTAGACATTTCTAATAACCAATTGTCTGGAAACATCCCCTCTGAACTTAAGGGAATGCTGAGTTTGATTGAAGTCGATTTCTCTCATAATCTCCTAACCGGACCGATACCCACGTTTACGCCATTTCAAAAGAGCCCGAATTCGAGTTTCCTTGCGAATAAAGCTCTATGTGGAGAGCCGTTGAGCTCTTGTGGGGACTCCTACGACGAAAACCATCGCGGGTTTCATCATAAGGTTTCTTATAGGATAATATTGGCGGTTATAGGTTCTGGTTTGGCTGTGTTCCTATCGGTAACACTGGTGGTTTTTCTATTCATGATGCGGGAGAGGCAAGAAAAGGCTGCTAAAGACGCGGGGATCATTGAAGACGATAGTAACAACACACCTGTGATAATATCGGGAAATGTCTTTGTCGAGAATCTCAGCCAAGCGATAGATTTTGATTCCGTGGTGAAAGCGACCCTTAAGGATTCAAATAAGCTGAGCAGTGGGACTTTCAGCATGGTTTATAAAGCTGTGATGCCTTCGGGAATGATATTATCAGTTAGAAAGCTGAAATCAATGGATAGAACGCTCGTTCATCATCAGAACAAGATGATTCGAGAGGTGGAGAAGTTTGGGAAATTGTTTCACGAGAATCTGATGAGACCAATCGGATACGTGATTTACGAGGACGTCGCACTCCTTTTGCACCAGTACATGCCAAACGGGACGTTAGCACAGTTCCTTCACAATCCAGATTACAAACCGGATTGGGTGCAGAGACTTGGTATAGCAATAGGGGTGGCAGAAGGGTTGGCTTTCCTTCACAATGTGGCGATAATTCATCTCGATATATCTTCTGGAAACATCTTATTGGATGCTAACTTCAAGGCTTTGGTTGGAGAAGTAGAGATCTCGAAGCTCTTGGATCCCTCCAGAGGCACAGCTAGTATAAGCGCGGTTGCAGGCTCGTTTGGCTACATTCCACCAGGTAACACTAAGTGAATTGAATTGCAAGTGTACTAAGATTAAACTAAATGAAATTATCGGGTAactgaaatgatttttttgaacAGAATATGCGTATACGATGCTAGTTACTGCGCCTGGAAACGTGTACAGTTATGGAGTTATATTGCTGGAGATTCTAACTTCAAGAATGCCAGTTGAGGAGGTATTTGGAGAAGGAATGGATCTAGTGAAATGGGTTCAGACTGCCCCTGGTAGAGGAGAAACTCCAGAGCAAATATTGGATGCAAGGCTTAGTACAGTCTCGTTTGGATGGAGAAAGGAAATGCTTGCGGCTCTAAAGATCGCACTCATTTGCACCGATAGCACGCCTGCCAAGCGGCCAAAGATGAAGAAGG is part of the Impatiens glandulifera chromosome 1, dImpGla2.1, whole genome shotgun sequence genome and encodes:
- the LOC124921559 gene encoding leucine-rich repeat receptor-like tyrosine-protein kinase PXC3 — translated: MAFWCILSLFLLLGCLFKSSQPVFAQVLDEEAALVVAIGRDLRLSDWGFNGSDYCSWHGIRCSSGNRTVEMLDLSHRALQGNLTLISELKFLKWLDLSYNNFHGSIPPAFGNLSHLEFLDLSSNMLGGVIPSELGKLRNLLSLNVSGNSISGEIPNELEALENLQDFQIFTNRLNGSIPNWIGNLTNLKVFTAYENDFVDEIPDNLGLNSELRILNLHSNFLEGRIPESIFASGKLQVLVLTQNRLVGDIPESIGDCKGLSSIRIGNNELTGRIPLTIGNISSLTYFEADSNNLTGEIVSEFAKCTNLTLLNLASNGFTGIIPTQLGDLMNLQELIFSGNFLFGEIPTSILRIKNLNKLDLSSNRFNGTIPADFCNTSRLQYLLLGQNSIRGEIPKEISSCGRLLELHLGGNYLTGFIPAEIGRIKNLQISLNLSHNHLVGAIPSDFGKLDKLVSLDISNNQLSGNIPSELKGMLSLIEVDFSHNLLTGPIPTFTPFQKSPNSSFLANKALCGEPLSSCGDSYDENHRGFHHKVSYRIILAVIGSGLAVFLSVTLVVFLFMMRERQEKAAKDAGIIEDDSNNTPVIISGNVFVENLSQAIDFDSVVKATLKDSNKLSSGTFSMVYKAVMPSGMILSVRKLKSMDRTLVHHQNKMIREVEKFGKLFHENLMRPIGYVIYEDVALLLHQYMPNGTLAQFLHNPDYKPDWVQRLGIAIGVAEGLAFLHNVAIIHLDISSGNILLDANFKALVGEVEISKLLDPSRGTASISAVAGSFGYIPPEYAYTMLVTAPGNVYSYGVILLEILTSRMPVEEVFGEGMDLVKWVQTAPGRGETPEQILDARLSTVSFGWRKEMLAALKIALICTDSTPAKRPKMKKVVEMLREISEN